One stretch of Kocuria turfanensis DNA includes these proteins:
- a CDS encoding DUF2306 domain-containing protein, translated as MTTFGTVTVGLWAARTGRIGAHRAFMRGPYFGVLGVFLRVAAVPDLRIPQLAVHDLPALTLWVVAVLASAALAVYGASLLRGPGTAHRPAAEPPA; from the coding sequence TTGACAACCTTCGGCACCGTCACCGTCGGGCTATGGGCCGCGCGCACCGGGCGGATCGGCGCGCACCGGGCGTTCATGCGCGGGCCCTACTTCGGGGTCCTGGGCGTTTTCCTCCGCGTCGCGGCCGTTCCGGACCTGCGGATCCCGCAGCTGGCTGTCCACGACCTGCCCGCCTTGACCCTGTGGGTAGTCGCCGTGCTCGCCTCGGCCGCCCTGGCCGTCTACGGCGCGTCCCTGCTCCGGGGCCCCGGCACGGCACATCGTCCGGCCGCTGAGCCTCCGGCATGA
- a CDS encoding PDC sensor domain-containing protein, producing the protein MTVAPASTATIAQFFEQVTGRIQAWADPVGAVFADPRLPPSRREVDAVVQPLAVELLQDATLPLAGAGFVAAPSVLNDAQWHMAWWQGTTAERLLSVIEDVGKICARREWFTVPLQTRRPHIAGPYVDYLCTDEYTMTITTPIMSSGQPVGVAGADILVASLESLLEEALSAIHPEAVLVNRHGRIVAAADSHFAAGTLMAPGWPGQEQNAPLSLRSAAFGSETVQWQPIPGLPLAVIYPDYIRSQKN; encoded by the coding sequence ATGACCGTCGCACCGGCATCGACTGCCACCATCGCTCAGTTTTTCGAACAGGTCACCGGGCGCATTCAGGCATGGGCCGATCCGGTGGGCGCGGTCTTCGCGGATCCCCGCCTTCCGCCCTCGAGGCGTGAGGTAGATGCTGTGGTGCAGCCACTTGCCGTCGAACTGTTGCAGGATGCCACACTGCCGTTGGCAGGTGCCGGTTTCGTCGCAGCACCTTCCGTTCTTAATGACGCGCAATGGCACATGGCATGGTGGCAGGGCACGACGGCGGAGAGATTGTTGTCTGTCATCGAAGACGTGGGCAAGATCTGTGCTCGTCGAGAATGGTTCACGGTTCCCCTGCAGACCCGGCGCCCGCACATCGCAGGCCCCTATGTGGACTACCTCTGCACCGACGAGTACACCATGACCATCACCACGCCGATCATGAGCTCCGGCCAGCCTGTTGGCGTTGCTGGAGCAGACATACTCGTCGCGTCACTGGAGTCCCTGCTCGAAGAAGCGCTCAGCGCCATTCACCCAGAAGCTGTCCTGGTGAACCGACACGGCAGAATCGTCGCTGCAGCCGATTCGCACTTCGCCGCCGGCACATTGATGGCTCCCGGATGGCCCGGCCAGGAGCAAAACGCCCCCTTGTCTCTGCGCAGTGCGGCCTTCGGCTCTGAGACGGTGCAATGGCAACCAATCCCAGGACTCCCACTAGCCGTGATCTATCCCGACTACATCCGAAGCCAGAAGAATTAG